In Macrobrachium nipponense isolate FS-2020 chromosome 41, ASM1510439v2, whole genome shotgun sequence, the following proteins share a genomic window:
- the LOC135212445 gene encoding mediator of RNA polymerase II transcription subunit 29-like isoform X1 — translation MNPSQMGAVNPQMAQAQQQVMMQQSQQQGPGPGVMNPGMVPGPQQNMAQSQQAQDQQQQQQQQQQQQQQQQQQQQQQQQQQEQKLDSISRVKGHYWQMKDALMDTLGCGSTNVTLNSQIDHGSRNAGEGHHAKFEESLEKFYALCDQMELNLITAIDVQLQGKASQLYTPSSINTHPVDVQKYSHYLSTVRNQVVYAKDIHSALVDAATSMSSINAITSMDNNN, via the exons ATGAACCCGTCACAAATGGGGGCAGTCAATCCTCAAATGGCACAGGCCCAACAGCAGGTCATGATGCAACAGAGTCAACAGCAAGGTCCAGGACCTGGCGTTATGAATCCGGGGATGG ttccaggtcCACAACAGAATATGGCACAAAGTCAGCAAGCACAagatcaacaacaacagcaacaacagcaacagcaacagcagcagcaacaacaacagcaacagcaacagcagcagcagcaacaagagCAGAAATTAGACAGCATTAGTCGTGTCAAGGGCCATTATTGGCAGATGAAAGATGCACTTATG GATACCCTTGGTTGTGGTTCTACCAATGTTACCTTGAATTCCCAGATTGACCATGGATCAAG AAATGCAGGAGAAGGGCATCATGCCAAGTTTGAGGAATCCCTTGAAAAATTTTATGCATTATGTGACCAAATGGAATTGAATCTA ATAACAGCAATTGATGTCCAGTTGCAAGGGAAGGCATCTCAGCTGTACACACCAAGTTCAATTAATACACACCCTGTTGATGTCCAGAAGTATTCGCATTATCTCTCTACTGTCAGAAATCAAGTGGTGTACGCAAAGGATATACACAGTGCTCTTGTGGATGCTGCTACAAGTATGTCTAGTATTAATGCAATCACATCAATGGATAATAACAATTGA
- the LOC135212445 gene encoding mediator of RNA polymerase II transcription subunit 29-like isoform X2 has product MNPSQMGAVNPQMAQAQQQVMMQQSQQQGPGPGVMNPGMGPQQNMAQSQQAQDQQQQQQQQQQQQQQQQQQQQQQQQQQEQKLDSISRVKGHYWQMKDALMDTLGCGSTNVTLNSQIDHGSRNAGEGHHAKFEESLEKFYALCDQMELNLITAIDVQLQGKASQLYTPSSINTHPVDVQKYSHYLSTVRNQVVYAKDIHSALVDAATSMSSINAITSMDNNN; this is encoded by the exons ATGAACCCGTCACAAATGGGGGCAGTCAATCCTCAAATGGCACAGGCCCAACAGCAGGTCATGATGCAACAGAGTCAACAGCAAGGTCCAGGACCTGGCGTTATGAATCCGGGGATGG gtcCACAACAGAATATGGCACAAAGTCAGCAAGCACAagatcaacaacaacagcaacaacagcaacagcaacagcagcagcaacaacaacagcaacagcaacagcagcagcagcaacaagagCAGAAATTAGACAGCATTAGTCGTGTCAAGGGCCATTATTGGCAGATGAAAGATGCACTTATG GATACCCTTGGTTGTGGTTCTACCAATGTTACCTTGAATTCCCAGATTGACCATGGATCAAG AAATGCAGGAGAAGGGCATCATGCCAAGTTTGAGGAATCCCTTGAAAAATTTTATGCATTATGTGACCAAATGGAATTGAATCTA ATAACAGCAATTGATGTCCAGTTGCAAGGGAAGGCATCTCAGCTGTACACACCAAGTTCAATTAATACACACCCTGTTGATGTCCAGAAGTATTCGCATTATCTCTCTACTGTCAGAAATCAAGTGGTGTACGCAAAGGATATACACAGTGCTCTTGTGGATGCTGCTACAAGTATGTCTAGTATTAATGCAATCACATCAATGGATAATAACAATTGA